Proteins encoded by one window of Seriola aureovittata isolate HTS-2021-v1 ecotype China chromosome 4, ASM2101889v1, whole genome shotgun sequence:
- the LOC130168063 gene encoding extracellular calcium-sensing receptor-like gives MMMVFAVDEINRNSNLLPNITLGYSLYDNCGALFIGFRAALVLASGQEEQFLLQENCLGTPPVVGIVGDSYSTFSIATSNVLGLFRLPMVSHFATCSCLSDRQRFPSFFRTIPSDAFQVRAMIQILKRFGWTWVGLLISDDDYGVHVGRSFQSDLTNSGGGCLAYTEILPWSNDPAELRRIVDVMKKSTARVVMVFAHEIHIYKLVEEVVRQNVTGLQWLASEAWTSVDVLQTPDFMPYLAGTLGIAIRRGEIAGYKDFLLRIHPDQHHNNYGNSIVNQFWEDIFQCRFSPPPVDWVEAGGALCTGQEDLHKVDSELFDVSNLRPEYNIYKAVYALAYALDDMLHCEPGRGPFSGHSCTSLQRLELWQLVYYLDRVNFTTPVGDQVSFDANGDALPIYDVMNWLWLPDGTPKIQNVGEVKESPKGEELTLHEDKIFWNFESKQPPRSICSESCPPGTRMARKKGQPVCCFDCIQCSEGKISNETDSMECTSCPEDFWSNPQHDQCVPKKTEFLSYHEPLGICLTATSLLGTFICAVILGVFIYHRSTPMVRANNSELSFLLLVSLKLCFLCSLLFIGRPRLWTCQLRHAAFGISFVLCVSCILVKTMVVLAVFKASKPGGGASLKWFGAVQQRGTVLVLTSVQAAICTAWLVSASPAPNKNTQYHNDKIVYECVVGSTIGFAVLLGYIGLLAILSFLLAFLARNLPDNFNEAKFITFSMLIFCAVWVAFIPAYVNSPGKYADAVEVFAILASSFGLLVALFGPKCYIILLRPERNTKKAIMGRGTTK, from the exons ATGATGATGGTCTTTGCTGTTGATGAGATCAACAGAAACTCCAACCTGCTACCAAATATAACTCTGGGATACAGTCTGTATGACAACTGTGGTGCACTTTTTATCGGATTTCGTGCTGCTTTGGTGCTGGCCAGTGGTCAAGAGGAGCAGTTTCTGCTTCAGGAGAACTGTTTAGGGACCCCTCCAGTTGTGGGGATTGTGGGTGATTCCTACTCAACATTTTCTATTGCCACCTCCAATGTGTTAGGTTTATTCAGATTGCCTATG GTGAGTCATTTTGCCACATGTTCCTGCCTGAGTGATCGGCAACGGTTTCCATCCTTCTTTAGAACAATTCCAAGTGATGCTTTTCAG GTGCGTGCTATGATTCAGATTCTAAAACGCTTTGGCTGGACTTGGGTAGGTCTGCTGATCAGTGATGACGATTATGGAGTACATGTTGGCCGATCCTTCCAGTCTGACTTGACTAACTCAGGTGGAGGTTGTCTCGCCTACACAGAGATTTTGCCTTGGAGCAATGACCCAGCTGAACTTAGGAGAATTGTGGATGTGATGAAGAAATCAACAGCTCGTGTGGTCATGGTGTTTGCACATGaaatccacatttataaactaGTGGAGGAG GTGGTGAGGCAGAATGTGACAGGCCTGCAGTGGCTGGCCAGTGAAGCCTGGACATCAGTTGATGTGCTCCAGACGCCCGACTTCATGCCGTACCTGGCTGGAACACTGGGCATTGCCATCCGTCGGGGAGAAATAGCAGGATACAAGGACTTCCTCTTAAGAATACACCCCGACCAACACCACAACAACTATGGAAATAGTATT gtAAATCAGTTTTGGGAAGATATATTTCAGTGTAGATTTTCTCCACCTCCAGTAGATTGGGTGGAAGCTGGAGGAGCATTATGCACTGGACAGGAAGATCTACATAAAGTGGATAGTGAGCTGTTTGATGTTTCTAATCTCAGACCGGAGTACAATATTTACAAGGCTGTGTATGCTCTGGCGTACGCCCTTGATGACATGCTGCACTGTGAGCCAGGGAGAGGGCCTTTCAGTGGCCACAGCTGTACGAGTTTACAAAGACTGGAGCTATGGCAG CTGGTGTATTATTTGGATAGAGTAAACTTCACCACACCAGTTGGGGATCAAGTGTCATTTGATGCAAATGGCGATGCCTTGCCAATATATGATGTCATGAACTGGCTGTGGCTCCCAGATGGCACACCAAAGATTCAGAATGTGGGTGAAGTTAAAGAGTCGCCCAAAGGTGAAGAACTCACACTTCATGAGGACAAAATTTTCTGGAACTTTGAATCTAAACAG CCACCCAGGTCAATCTGCAGTGAGAGCTGCCCACCAGGTACTCGGATGGCCAGAAAGAAGGGGCAACCTGTGTGCTGTTTTGACTGCATCCAATGTTCTGAGGGAAAGATCAGCAATGAAACAG ACTCCATGGAGTGCACAAGTTGTCCAGAGGATTTCTGGTCCAACCCCCAACATGACCAATGTGTTCCCAAGAAAACAGAGTTCCTCTCCTACCATGAGCCTCTGGGAATCTGCTTGACAGCCACCTCATTGCTGGGCACATTTATCTGTGCTGTTATCCTGGGCGTCTTCATCTATCATCGCAGCACACCCATGGTGCGTGCCAACAATTCAGAACTCAGTTTCCTTCTTTTGGTGTCACTTAAActatgtttcctgtgttcacTGCTGTTCATTGGACGACCCAGACTGTGGACATGTCAGCTGAGACATGCAGCATTCGGCATTAGctttgttctttgtgtttcatgcaTCCTGGTTAAAACCATGGTGGTTCTGGCTGTGTTCAAGGCCTCTAAGCCAGGAGGTGGAGCCAGTCTGAAGTGGTTTggtgctgtgcagcagagagggacagtTCTGGTTCTTACTTCTGTTCAAGCAGCAATCTGTACTGCCTGGCTTGTCTCTGCCTCACCAGCGCCTAATAAAAACACTCAATACCACAATGACAAGATAGTTTATGAGTGTGTAGTTGGGTCCACAATTGGTTTTGCAGTGTTATTGGGCTACATTGGCTTACTGGCTATCCTCAGCTTCCTGTTAGCTTTTCTAGCAAGGAATCTTCCAGACAACTTCAATGAGGCCAAATTCATCACTTTCAGCATGCTGATCTTCTGTGCTGTGTGGGTGGCCTTTATCCCTGCTTATGTCAATTCCCCAGGCAAATATGCAGATGCAGTGGAGGTATTTGCCATCCTGGCCTCCAGTTTTGGCCTCTTGGTGGCGCTGTTTGGACCCAAATGTTACATAATCCTCCTGAGACCAGAGAGGAATACAAAGAAAGCTATTATGGGTCGAGGAACTACAAAGTGA
- the LOC130168069 gene encoding extracellular calcium-sensing receptor-like codes for MVFAIEEINKSSKLLPSIRLGYQIHDSCASVPMTVRVAFQLSNGLDPVFYTGDHCTRSGIMMAIIGESGSTPSISMSRVIGSFNIPQVSHYATCACLSNKEQYPSFFRTIPSDQFQADALAKLVKHFGWTWIGAVRSDSDYGNNGMASFLDAAQKEGICVEYSESFYRTHPRSKIQRVADVIRRSTAMVVVAFAASGDMKILLEELSREPSPPRQWIGTESWVTDPDLLRFTFCAGAIGFGIQQSVIPGLRDFLLDLSPTKVAASPVLTEFWEDAFNCRLGKSAATEESVCDGTEDIQTLKSPYTDTSQLRITNMVYKAVYAIAHAIHNAACQKTNSTTQCDKHTRIESKQVFTELKKVNFSQNGYDVSFDANGDPVATYELVNWQKSKSGSIEFVTVGHYDASLPVGQEFRINRNLTWVEGSTQVPVSVCTDSCPPGTRKVLQRGKPICCYDCIPCPEGEISNATDSPDCFPCPKEFWPNAERNKCFPKPVEFLSFDEVLGIILAAFSVGGACLAMITAAVFFRHRTSPIVRANNSELSFLLLLSLTLCFLCSLTFMGAPSEWSCMLRHTAFGITFVLCISCVLGKTIVVLMAFKATLPGSDVMKWFGPPQQRMTVVSFTFIQVLICIIWLVLSPPFPMKNLTIYKEKIILECALGSAIGFWAVLGYIGLLAVFCFVLAVLARKLPDNFNEAKFITFSMLIFCAVWITFIPAYVSSPGKFTVAVEIFAILASSFGLILCIFAPKCFIILFQPEKNTKKHLMNKN; via the exons ATGGTTTTTGCCATCGAGGAGATTAACAAAAGCAGTAAGCTGCTGCCAAGCATCAGGCTCGGATATCAGATCCATGATTCGTGCGCATCAGTGCCCATGACTGTGCGTGTGGCATTCCAGCTTTCAAATGGCCTGGACCCAGTGTTTTACACCGGCGACCACTGCACGCGATCGGGTATAATGATGGCTATCATTGGTGAGTCTGGGTCCACGCCATCCATCAGCATGTCGCGCGTCATCGGCTCATTTAACATCCCTCAa gTGAGCCACTATGCCACTTGTGCATGCTTATCCAATAAGGAGCAGTATCCGAGTTTCTTCAGAACAATCCCCAGTGACCAGTTCCAGGCTGATGCGCTGGCCAAACTGGTCAAACACTTCGGCTGGACTTGGATTGGTGCTGTCCGCTCGGATTCGGACTATGGCAATAATGGCATGGCGTCTTTCCTAGACGCAGCGCAAAAAGAAGGGATCTGTGTGGAATACTCAGAATCTTTCTATCGGACCCACCCACGTAGCAAGATCCAGAGAGTGGCTGATGTGATCCGCAG gTCAACAGCTATGGTTGTTGTGGCATTTGCAGCCTCTGGAGACATGAAGATCTTGTTGGAGGAGCTGTCACGGGAGCCTTCCCCACCTCGCCAGTGGATAGGCACTGAGTCATGGGTAACTGACCCAGACTTGTTGAGATTCACCTTCTGTGCTGGAGCCATCGGATTTGGCATTCAGCAATCAGTCATCCCAGGTCTGAGAGACTTCCTGCTGGATCTGTCCCCAACCAAAGTGGCTGCTTCCCCGGTGCTGACTGAGTTCTGGGAGGATGCATTCAACTGCAGGCTGGGCAAAA gTGCAGCCacagaggagagtgtgtgtgatggaacTGAAGACATACAAACACTCAAGAGCCCGTACACTGACACATCTCAGCTCCGAATCACTAACATGGTGTACAAGGCTGTTTATGCAATAGCACATGCCATTCATAATGCAGCATGCCAGAAAACAAACTCTACAACTCAGTGTGACAAACACACCAGGATAGAGTCCAAACAG GTTTTTACTGAGCTGAAGAAAGTAAATTTTTCCCAAAATGGTTATGATGTGTCATTTGATGCCAACGGGGATCCTGTGGCCACATATGAACTGGTCAACTGGCAAAAAAGTAAGAGTGGCAGCATTGAGTTTGTGACAGTAGGGCACTACGATGCATCACTGCCAGTGGGCCAGGAATTCCGTATCAACAGAAACCTCACCTGGGTGGAGGGTAGCACACAA GtgcctgtgtcagtgtgtactGACAGCTGTCCTCCAGGAACCCGAaaagtgctgcagagaggaaaaccCATCTGCTGTTATGATTGTATACCATGTCCTGAGGGAGAGATTAGCAATGCCACAG ATTCCCCTGATTGTTTCCCTTGCCCCAAGGAGTTCTGGCCtaatgcagagagaaacaaatgtTTCCCCAAGCCTGTAGAGTTTCTTTCCTTCGATGAGGTCCTGGGAATCATCCTGGCTGCTTTCTCAGTTGGTGGTGCCTGTCTCGCCATGATAACAGCGGCTGTGTTCTTTCGTCACAGGACGTCCCCGATTGTCAGGGCCAACAACTCTGAGCTGAGTTTCCTGCTGCTCTTATCATTGACTCTATGTTTCTTATGTTCATTAACTTTCATGGGAGCGCCCTCTGAGTGGTCCTGCATGCTGCGCCACACAGCGTTTGGCATCACTTTCGTCCTCTGCATCTCTTGTGTTCTTGGGAAAACTATAGTGGTGTTAATGGCCTTCAAAGCCACACTTCCTGGTAGTGATGTCATGAAATGGTTTGGTCCTCCACAGCAAAGAATGACCGTAGTGTCCTTCACATTTATACAAGTTTTAATATGTATTATTTGGTTGGTTCTTAGTCCCCCTTTTCCAATGAAAAACCTAACGATATACAAAGAGAAAATCATCCTGGAGTGTGCATTAGGCTCAGCTATCGGGTTCTGGGCTGTGCTCGGGTACATAGGCCTACTGGCTGTCTTTTGCTTCGTGTTAGCTGTTCTAGCTCGGAAACTACCTGATAATTTTAATGAAGCCAAGTTCATCACCTTCAGCATGTTGATATTCTGTGCAGTCTGGATCACCTTTATCCCAGCATATGTCAGCTCTCCTGGGAAATTTACTGTGGCTGTGGAAATATTTGCCATTCTGGCTTCAAGTTTTGGACTaattttgtgtatatttgctCCGAAGTGTTTCATCATATTGTTTCAGCCAGAGAAGAACACCAAGAAacatttaatgaacaaaaattAG